Proteins encoded together in one Anguilla anguilla isolate fAngAng1 chromosome 9, fAngAng1.pri, whole genome shotgun sequence window:
- the neu3.1 gene encoding sialidase-3.1, translating into MGNTTSRRSSNRIAMEPKKTTVFKQEQTRGITYRIPALIYLREAKTYLAFAEKRSTPRDSDAKLIVMRKGTLLNGSIQWSSPQELSSAGLPDHRTMNPCPVYERISKTLFLFFICVKGGATEHHQIVTGKNAARLCYVSSKDDGLTWSKAKDLTDSVIGKKVRNWATFAVGPGHGVQTEGGRLVVPAYVYYIHCKCACLPFPCSVKPHALTFYSDDRGDTWNVGRIVQRKSCECQMAEIIDRDGRSHLYCNARNTGGHRVEALSETSGSAFDRPCLAPRLVEQRSGGCQGSVIGFPVPESLAEDQVGANRDDINLPYSSDAQTWLLFSHPTSRGKRSDLGVYLNRSPLHTLGWEKPWIINHGPSGYSDLAHCEGEQFACLVECGKESELEEIALVDFHLSDVLDAINGKLHSP; encoded by the exons ATGGGCAATACAACATCGAGGAGGAGTTCGAATCGAATCGCAATGGAGCCCAAAAAGACCACCGTGTTCAAACAGGAGCAGACGCGTGGCATAACATACAGGATCCCGGCTCTCATCTACCTCAGAGAAGCTAAAACATATCTAGCCTTTGCGGAGAAGCGCTCAACCCCGCGTGACAGCGACGCCAAGCTCATAGTGATGCGGAAGGGAACGCTGTTAAATGGTTCTATTCAG TGGTCATCCCCACAGGAACTATCTTCTGCAGGTCTGCCAGATCATCGCACCATGAACCCCTGCCCCGTGTACGAGAGGATTTCCAAAACCcttttcctcttcttcatcTGCGTTAAGGGCGGCGCAACAGAGCACCATCAGATCGTAACGGGCAAGAACGCGGCCAGGCTGTGTTACGTTTCTAGCAAAGACGACGGTCTGACTTGGAGCAAGGCGAAGGACCTGACCGACAGCGTGATCGGCAAGAAGGTCCGAAACTGGGCCACCTTCGCCGTCGGGCCCGGGCACGGCGTCCAGACGGAGGGCGGGCGGCTCGTCGTCCCCGCCTACGTCTACTACATCCACTGCAAGTGCGCCTGCCTCCCCTTCCCCTGCTCCGTCAAGCCTCACGCCCTCACCTTCTACAGCGACGACCGCGGGGACACGTGGAACGTCGGGCGCATCGTCCAGCGGAAGTCCTGCGAGTGCCAAATGGCCGAGATCATCGACCGCGACGGCCGGAGCCACCTGTACTGCAACGCCCGCAACACCGGCGGCCACAGGGTGGAGGCGCTGAGCGAGACCAGCGGGAGCGCCTTCGACAGGCCCTGCCTGGCCCCGCGGCTGGTGGAGCAGCGCTCCGGCGGTTGCCAGGGAAGCGTGATCGGCTTCCCCGTGCCCGAGTCCCTCGCGGAGGACCAGGTCGGGGCGAACAGGGACGACATCAACCTGCCGTACTCCTCGGACGCGCAGACCTGGCTGCTGTTCTCGCACCCGACCAGCAGGGGGAAGCGGAGCGACCTGGGCGTGTACCTCAACAGGTCCCCGCTGCACACGCTGGGCTGGGAGAAGCCCTGGATCATCAACCACGGCCCCAGCGGCTACTCCGACCTGGCCCACTGCGAGGGGGAGCAGTTCGCTTGCCTCGTGGAGTGCGGGAAGGAGAGTGAACTTGAGGAGATAGCCCTTGTGGATTTCCACCTCAGCGACGTCTTGGATGCAATAAACGGGAAGCTACATTCACCCTAG
- the chrdl2 gene encoding chordin-like protein 2 isoform X1, with product MKNIFMFLILPLYIARDSEAIPAKIPGVSCTFKEKTYSPGDSWHPYLEPHGFMFCMRCACTETGRVKCSTIKCPVLRCENPVTDAQQCCPRCTDQHRSPAGLRAPVKVCRHNGTVYQPGETFANHDLFPSRQENQCVMCTCSNGNIFCALKTCVIPTCPSPVSVSDTCCLVCKDAGINVNSASIEDGGLQLNRGVRHSQDLCVGEQPGGRAVRATPSTARTPPKSLTLQGLRLKGAAGTTVKIVMQQSQQRACMYSGKTYSHGDVWHPVLGKVLECILCTCTDGVQECKRITCPSQYPCQHPEKTQGKCCKTCPDLKEEANRTQCLLERDHNSLLVYKFEPGSEADSKGSVRIIAIERRGAAEVEVQVWKTVEAGGLHLMEMGELQKKDLTEHPENYVLLTTLDEETWKKFKEGANKGKEFPKGRTCEEGIKEVLRFLNLEQLDSLCTS from the exons ATgaagaacatttttatgtttttaatccTGCCTTTGTACATTGCTCGTGATTCCGAAGCAATACCAGCAAAAA TCCCTGGAGTGTCTTGTACTTTCAAAGAGAAGACGTACAGCCCTGGCGACAGCTGGCATCCCTATCTCGAGCCGCATGGATTCATGTTCTGCATGCGATGCGCGTGCACAGAG ACTGGCCGTGTGAAATGTAGCACCATTAAGTGTCCGGTCCTTCGCTGTGAGAACCCAGTAACTGATGCTCAGCAGTGCTGCCCCCGCTGTACAG ATCAGCACAGAAGCCCAGCAGGGCTTAGGGCGCCAGTGAAAGTCTGTCGCCACAACGGGACCGTGTACCAACCGGGAGAGACGTTCGCCAACCACGACCTCTTCCCGTCCAGGCAGGAAAATCAGTGCGTCATGTGCACCTGTTCC AATGGAAACATTTTCTGCGCCCTGAAGACTTGTGTGATACCCACTTGCCCATCGCCGGTCTCTGTCTCGGACACATGTTGCCTCGTGTGCAAAG ATGCTGGCATTAATGTTAATTCTGCGTCAATAGAAGATGGAGGACTGCAGTTAAACCGAGGAGTT AGACACTCACAGGACCTGTGCGTTGGGGAGCAGCCAGGGGGACGGGCTGTCCGGGCCACTCCGTCCACGGCCAGGACACCCCCCAAAAGCCTGACCCTCCAGGGCCTGCGACTGAAAGGGGCGGCAGGGACCACGGTGAAGATCGTAATGCAGCAGAGCCAGCAgagag cttgCATGTACAGCGGCAAAACCTATTCCCATGGAGACGTGTGGCACCCGGTGCTGGGCAAGGTGCTGGAGTGCATCCTGTGCACCTGCACCGACGGCGTGCAGGAGTGCAAGCGCATCACGTGCCCCAGTCAGTATCCGTGCCAACACCCCGAGAAAACCCAGGGCAAGTGCTGCAAGACATGCCCAG ACCTGAAGGAAGAGGCCAACAGGACGCAGTGCCTCTTGGAACGCGACCACAACAGCCTTCTGGTTTACAAGTTTGAGCCGGGTTCCGAGGCCGATTCGAAGGGTTCCGTCAGGATAATCGCCATCGAAAGGCGAGGAGCGGCCGAGGTCGAAGTGCAAGTGTGGAAGACCGTTGAGG CAGGAGGTCTGCACTTGATGGAGATGGGAGAACTTCAGAAGAAAGATCTTACAGAGCATCCTGAGAACTATGTCTTACTGACCACGCTCGATGAGG AGACTTGGAAGAAATTCAAGGAGGGTGCAAACAAGGGAAAGGAATTCCCAAAAGGCAGAACCTGTGAGGAGGGAATTAAAGAGGTGCTGAGGTTTCTAAACCTCGAGCAGCTTGACAGCTTGTGTACCTCTTAA
- the chrdl2 gene encoding chordin-like protein 2 isoform X2 produces the protein MKNIFMFLILPLYIARDSEAIPAKIPGVSCTFKEKTYSPGDSWHPYLEPHGFMFCMRCACTETGRVKCSTIKCPVLRCENPVTDAQQCCPRCTDQHRSPAGLRAPVKVCRHNGTVYQPGETFANHDLFPSRQENQCVMCTCSNGNIFCALKTCVIPTCPSPVSVSDTCCLVCKDAGINVNSASIEDGGLQLNRGVRHSQDLCVGEQPGGRAVRATPSTARTPPKSLTLQGLRLKGAAGTTVKIVMQQSQQRACMYSGKTYSHGDVWHPVLGKVLECILCTCTDGVQECKRITCPSQYPCQHPEKTQGKCCKTCPDLKEEANRTQCLLERDHNSLLVYKFEPGSEADSKGSVRIIAIERRGAAEVEVQVWKTVEGGLHLMEMGELQKKDLTEHPENYVLLTTLDEETWKKFKEGANKGKEFPKGRTCEEGIKEVLRFLNLEQLDSLCTS, from the exons ATgaagaacatttttatgtttttaatccTGCCTTTGTACATTGCTCGTGATTCCGAAGCAATACCAGCAAAAA TCCCTGGAGTGTCTTGTACTTTCAAAGAGAAGACGTACAGCCCTGGCGACAGCTGGCATCCCTATCTCGAGCCGCATGGATTCATGTTCTGCATGCGATGCGCGTGCACAGAG ACTGGCCGTGTGAAATGTAGCACCATTAAGTGTCCGGTCCTTCGCTGTGAGAACCCAGTAACTGATGCTCAGCAGTGCTGCCCCCGCTGTACAG ATCAGCACAGAAGCCCAGCAGGGCTTAGGGCGCCAGTGAAAGTCTGTCGCCACAACGGGACCGTGTACCAACCGGGAGAGACGTTCGCCAACCACGACCTCTTCCCGTCCAGGCAGGAAAATCAGTGCGTCATGTGCACCTGTTCC AATGGAAACATTTTCTGCGCCCTGAAGACTTGTGTGATACCCACTTGCCCATCGCCGGTCTCTGTCTCGGACACATGTTGCCTCGTGTGCAAAG ATGCTGGCATTAATGTTAATTCTGCGTCAATAGAAGATGGAGGACTGCAGTTAAACCGAGGAGTT AGACACTCACAGGACCTGTGCGTTGGGGAGCAGCCAGGGGGACGGGCTGTCCGGGCCACTCCGTCCACGGCCAGGACACCCCCCAAAAGCCTGACCCTCCAGGGCCTGCGACTGAAAGGGGCGGCAGGGACCACGGTGAAGATCGTAATGCAGCAGAGCCAGCAgagag cttgCATGTACAGCGGCAAAACCTATTCCCATGGAGACGTGTGGCACCCGGTGCTGGGCAAGGTGCTGGAGTGCATCCTGTGCACCTGCACCGACGGCGTGCAGGAGTGCAAGCGCATCACGTGCCCCAGTCAGTATCCGTGCCAACACCCCGAGAAAACCCAGGGCAAGTGCTGCAAGACATGCCCAG ACCTGAAGGAAGAGGCCAACAGGACGCAGTGCCTCTTGGAACGCGACCACAACAGCCTTCTGGTTTACAAGTTTGAGCCGGGTTCCGAGGCCGATTCGAAGGGTTCCGTCAGGATAATCGCCATCGAAAGGCGAGGAGCGGCCGAGGTCGAAGTGCAAGTGTGGAAGACCGTTGAGG GAGGTCTGCACTTGATGGAGATGGGAGAACTTCAGAAGAAAGATCTTACAGAGCATCCTGAGAACTATGTCTTACTGACCACGCTCGATGAGG AGACTTGGAAGAAATTCAAGGAGGGTGCAAACAAGGGAAAGGAATTCCCAAAAGGCAGAACCTGTGAGGAGGGAATTAAAGAGGTGCTGAGGTTTCTAAACCTCGAGCAGCTTGACAGCTTGTGTACCTCTTAA
- the xrra1 gene encoding X-ray radiation resistance-associated protein 1 isoform X3, with translation MATGGLYKLDDGEACLTNCFPVRSFFQPSKEGAGHWLVAHRNAIEEKYRSRKAPEHCTAEESVVSGSTKLQDSGKTDITCNTLDGALLMRLHSVDKPSELCSVNISDQKLHSAKPEDFEEFDNVAYINASENHLNLEPFSWFPILRELELSLNGIHSLAVNAGDFPHLETLDLSYNHLSSEDILSIGLLPCLKVLHLTGNGLQTLPDDMASPHYDPTQWTLEQGMLFSSLEVLTLDDNRLCSPGVFNSLANLKRLRYLNLQGNYITEVPYLQQFGDCRAGQNLKSCSKQHSEDLGHGPVLVSDCAMLATSNKSVERTDNNGFPTVEQELNKNSTSISSEFHLPLPELRTLNLADNKIAVEEALLAVAWFPSLTELVIHSNPLTTQRSGDPPMLTHFLHDRLGVAIRRRKAQRSVKPRIAIPVNPKRKVGGKVFTVETKIRKVQKLPLCLEAPGRPSLHGQSSILEKYPEDLPGKTVPPEGEDLLSSSGPGHTSGQGIGSGEGAAYDWPNASEEKAGDSPGAENLERDAFFITQVNDLDESTWQEESEEQEPNIEQQRKDNSIPEKFRGYEILLDAKPDPSVFEPVGIQQTVRALELALKNLLVYRDSKANTDLPQKPYTEKEKRIGKLPPAKPRRLKGEKAEDALSKIKDRTTINKVPLDKVLKGKDVYRREYEEARTLLKDMRKKCKVVNLKGAEE, from the exons ATGGCTACAGGTGGGCTGTACAAACTAGACGACGGAGAAGCGTGTCTCACAAATTGTTTTCCCGTCAGATCGTTCTTTCAGCCAAGCAAAGAAG gagCAGGACACTGGCTTGTAGCTCACAGAAATGCCATCGAAGAAAAATACAGAAGTAGAAAGGCTCCAGAACATTGCACTGCAGAGGAGTCGGTGGTGTCTGGGAGTACAAAGCTTCAAGACTCTGGCAAAACAGACATAACCTGCAACACGTTAGATGGGGCTCTGTTG ATGAGATTACACAGTGTGGACAAGCCTTCTGAGTTGTGCAGTGTTAACATTAGTGACCAGAAATTGCACTCG GCCAAGCCAGAGGATTTTGAAGAATTCGACAATGTTGCTTACATTAATGCCTCTGAAAATCATTTGAATCtgg AGCCTTTCAGTTGGTTTCCCATCCTAAGGGAGCTTGAGCTGTCGCTGAACGGGATACACAGCCTGGCGGTGAACGCTGGCGACTTTCCTCATCTGGAG ACACTGGACTTGTCCTACAACCACCTGTCCAGTGAAGATATCCTGTCCATTGGGCTGCTTCCTTGCCTCAAAGTCCTTCATCTCACAGGAAATGGACTGCAGACACTACCTGACGACATGGCTTCTCCACACTATGACCCTACCCAGTG GACTTTGGAACAGGGCATGCTTTTCAGTTCCCTGGAGGTCTTGACGCTTGATGACAATAGACTCTGCTCTCCGGGAGTCTTCAACAGCCTTGCCAATCTCAAAAG GCTACGGTATTTAAATCTACAGGGAAACTACATCACAGAGGTGCCTTACTTGCAACAGTTTGGAGATTGTAGAGCTGGACAGAATCTGAAGAGCTGCAGCAAACAACACAGTGAAGATCTGGGACATGGACCAGTCCTTGTTTCAGACTGTGCAATGCTGGCAACCAGCAACAAATCTGTGGAGAGAACTG ATAATAATGGTTTTCCCACGGTGGAGCAGGAACTGAACAAGAACAGCACTAGT ATTTCCAGTGAATTCCACCTGCCCCTTCCAGAGCTGAGAACCTTGAATCTAGCTGACAACAAG ATAGCGGTAGAAGAGGCGCTGTTGGCGGTGGCCTGGTTTCCTTCGCTCACTGAGCTTGTGATTCACTCGAACCCGCTCACCACGCAGAGGAGCG GGGACCCGCCCATGCTGACCCACTTCCTCCACGACAGGCTGGGCGTCGCCATAAGGCGGCGGAAAGCACAGCGCTCCGTGAAGCCGCGCATCGCGATTCCAGTCAACCCCAAGCGAAAGGTCGGGGGGAAAGTGTTCACA GTGGAGACAAAAATTCGGAAGGTCCAAAAATTGCCTCTGTGCTTGGAGGCCCCTGGTAGACCTTCTCTTCACGGCCAATCCTCCATTTTGGAGAAATATCCGGAAGATCTCCCGGGTAAAACGGTTCCCCCAGAGGGTGAAGATCTGCTTTCTTCAAGCGGCCCTGGTCACACAAGCGGTCAGGGAATTGGAAGTGGAGAGGGAGCAGCTTATGATTGGCCGAACGCTTCGGAGGAGAAAGCCGGCGATTCGCCAGGTGCTGAAAACCTGGAAAGGGATGCTTTCTTTATAACCCAG GTGAATGATTTAGATGAATCTACTTGGCAAGAGGAATCAGAGGAGCAGGAACCTAACATCGAACAACAAAGAAAGGATAATTCGATTCCAGAGAAATTCAGAGGCTACGAAATATTACTGGATGCTAAACCAGATCCTTCCGTGTTTGAGCCTGTTG GAATTCAGCAAACAGTTAGAGCCTTGGAATTGGCACTCAAAAACCTCCTTGTTTACAGAGATTCCAAGGCTAATACTGATCTACCTCAGAAGCCATAcacagagaaggagaaaaga attggCAAGCTACCACCTGCAAAACCAAGGAGACTGAAAGGAGAGAAGGCTGAAGATGCTCTGAGCAAAATTAAGGACagaacaacaataaataaagtccCTTTAg ACAAAGTTCTTAAAGGCAAGGATGTCTACAGGAGAGAATATGAAGAGGCTCGGACATTGCTGAAGGACATGAGAAAAAAGTGCAAGGTGGTTAACTTGAAAGGAGCAGAAGAGTAG
- the xrra1 gene encoding X-ray radiation resistance-associated protein 1 isoform X1: MATGGLYKLDDGEACLTNCFPVRSFFQPSKEGAGHWLVAHRNAIEEKYRSRKAPEHCTAEESVVSGSTKLQDSGKTDITCNTLDGALLMRLHSVDKPSELCSVNISDQKLHSAKPEDFEEFDNVAYINASENHLNLEPFSWFPILRELELSLNGIHSLAVNAGDFPHLETLDLSYNHLSSEDILSIGLLPCLKVLHLTGNGLQTLPDDMASPHYDPTQWTLEQGMLFSSLEVLTLDDNRLCSPGVFNSLANLKRLRYLNLQGNYITEVPYLQQFGDCRAGQNLKSCSKQHSEDLGHGPVLVSDCAMLATSNKSVERTDNNGFPTVEQELNKNSTSEDYTHRRTYSPLQISSEFHLPLPELRTLNLADNKIAVEEALLAVAWFPSLTELVIHSNPLTTQRSGDPPMLTHFLHDRLGVAIRRRKAQRSVKPRIAIPVNPKRKVGGKVFTVETKIRKVQKLPLCLEAPGRPSLHGQSSILEKYPEDLPGKTVPPEGEDLLSSSGPGHTSGQGIGSGEGAAYDWPNASEEKAGDSPGAENLERDAFFITQVNDLDESTWQEESEEQEPNIEQQRKDNSIPEKFRGYEILLDAKPDPSVFEPVGIQQTVRALELALKNLLVYRDSKANTDLPQKPYTEKEKRIGKLPPAKPRRLKGEKAEDALSKIKDRTTINKVPLDKVLKGKDVYRREYEEARTLLKDMRKKCKVVNLKGAEE; the protein is encoded by the exons ATGGCTACAGGTGGGCTGTACAAACTAGACGACGGAGAAGCGTGTCTCACAAATTGTTTTCCCGTCAGATCGTTCTTTCAGCCAAGCAAAGAAG gagCAGGACACTGGCTTGTAGCTCACAGAAATGCCATCGAAGAAAAATACAGAAGTAGAAAGGCTCCAGAACATTGCACTGCAGAGGAGTCGGTGGTGTCTGGGAGTACAAAGCTTCAAGACTCTGGCAAAACAGACATAACCTGCAACACGTTAGATGGGGCTCTGTTG ATGAGATTACACAGTGTGGACAAGCCTTCTGAGTTGTGCAGTGTTAACATTAGTGACCAGAAATTGCACTCG GCCAAGCCAGAGGATTTTGAAGAATTCGACAATGTTGCTTACATTAATGCCTCTGAAAATCATTTGAATCtgg AGCCTTTCAGTTGGTTTCCCATCCTAAGGGAGCTTGAGCTGTCGCTGAACGGGATACACAGCCTGGCGGTGAACGCTGGCGACTTTCCTCATCTGGAG ACACTGGACTTGTCCTACAACCACCTGTCCAGTGAAGATATCCTGTCCATTGGGCTGCTTCCTTGCCTCAAAGTCCTTCATCTCACAGGAAATGGACTGCAGACACTACCTGACGACATGGCTTCTCCACACTATGACCCTACCCAGTG GACTTTGGAACAGGGCATGCTTTTCAGTTCCCTGGAGGTCTTGACGCTTGATGACAATAGACTCTGCTCTCCGGGAGTCTTCAACAGCCTTGCCAATCTCAAAAG GCTACGGTATTTAAATCTACAGGGAAACTACATCACAGAGGTGCCTTACTTGCAACAGTTTGGAGATTGTAGAGCTGGACAGAATCTGAAGAGCTGCAGCAAACAACACAGTGAAGATCTGGGACATGGACCAGTCCTTGTTTCAGACTGTGCAATGCTGGCAACCAGCAACAAATCTGTGGAGAGAACTG ATAATAATGGTTTTCCCACGGTGGAGCAGGAACTGAACAAGAACAGCACTAGT GAGGATTACACCCATCGGAGAACCTATTCCCCACTACAGATTTCCAGTGAATTCCACCTGCCCCTTCCAGAGCTGAGAACCTTGAATCTAGCTGACAACAAG ATAGCGGTAGAAGAGGCGCTGTTGGCGGTGGCCTGGTTTCCTTCGCTCACTGAGCTTGTGATTCACTCGAACCCGCTCACCACGCAGAGGAGCG GGGACCCGCCCATGCTGACCCACTTCCTCCACGACAGGCTGGGCGTCGCCATAAGGCGGCGGAAAGCACAGCGCTCCGTGAAGCCGCGCATCGCGATTCCAGTCAACCCCAAGCGAAAGGTCGGGGGGAAAGTGTTCACA GTGGAGACAAAAATTCGGAAGGTCCAAAAATTGCCTCTGTGCTTGGAGGCCCCTGGTAGACCTTCTCTTCACGGCCAATCCTCCATTTTGGAGAAATATCCGGAAGATCTCCCGGGTAAAACGGTTCCCCCAGAGGGTGAAGATCTGCTTTCTTCAAGCGGCCCTGGTCACACAAGCGGTCAGGGAATTGGAAGTGGAGAGGGAGCAGCTTATGATTGGCCGAACGCTTCGGAGGAGAAAGCCGGCGATTCGCCAGGTGCTGAAAACCTGGAAAGGGATGCTTTCTTTATAACCCAG GTGAATGATTTAGATGAATCTACTTGGCAAGAGGAATCAGAGGAGCAGGAACCTAACATCGAACAACAAAGAAAGGATAATTCGATTCCAGAGAAATTCAGAGGCTACGAAATATTACTGGATGCTAAACCAGATCCTTCCGTGTTTGAGCCTGTTG GAATTCAGCAAACAGTTAGAGCCTTGGAATTGGCACTCAAAAACCTCCTTGTTTACAGAGATTCCAAGGCTAATACTGATCTACCTCAGAAGCCATAcacagagaaggagaaaaga attggCAAGCTACCACCTGCAAAACCAAGGAGACTGAAAGGAGAGAAGGCTGAAGATGCTCTGAGCAAAATTAAGGACagaacaacaataaataaagtccCTTTAg ACAAAGTTCTTAAAGGCAAGGATGTCTACAGGAGAGAATATGAAGAGGCTCGGACATTGCTGAAGGACATGAGAAAAAAGTGCAAGGTGGTTAACTTGAAAGGAGCAGAAGAGTAG
- the xrra1 gene encoding X-ray radiation resistance-associated protein 1 isoform X2, with translation MATGGLYKLDDGEACLTNCFPVRSFFQPSKEGAGHWLVAHRNAIEEKYRSRKAPEHCTAEESVVSGSTKLQDSGKTDITCNTLDGALLMRLHSVDKPSELCSVNISDQKLHSAKPEDFEEFDNVAYINASENHLNLEPFSWFPILRELELSLNGIHSLAVNAGDFPHLETLDLSYNHLSSEDILSIGLLPCLKVLHLTGNGLQTLPDDMASPHYDPTQWTLEQGMLFSSLEVLTLDDNRLCSPGVFNSLANLKRLRYLNLQGNYITEVPYLQQFGDCRAGQNLKSCSKQHSEDLGHGPVLVSDCAMLATSNKSVERTDNNGFPTVEQELNKNSTSEDYTHRRTYSPLQISSEFHLPLPELRTLNLADNKIAVEEALLAVAWFPSLTELVIHSNPLTTQRSGDPPMLTHFLHDRLGVAIRRRKAQRSVKPRIAIPVNPKRKVETKIRKVQKLPLCLEAPGRPSLHGQSSILEKYPEDLPGKTVPPEGEDLLSSSGPGHTSGQGIGSGEGAAYDWPNASEEKAGDSPGAENLERDAFFITQVNDLDESTWQEESEEQEPNIEQQRKDNSIPEKFRGYEILLDAKPDPSVFEPVGIQQTVRALELALKNLLVYRDSKANTDLPQKPYTEKEKRIGKLPPAKPRRLKGEKAEDALSKIKDRTTINKVPLDKVLKGKDVYRREYEEARTLLKDMRKKCKVVNLKGAEE, from the exons ATGGCTACAGGTGGGCTGTACAAACTAGACGACGGAGAAGCGTGTCTCACAAATTGTTTTCCCGTCAGATCGTTCTTTCAGCCAAGCAAAGAAG gagCAGGACACTGGCTTGTAGCTCACAGAAATGCCATCGAAGAAAAATACAGAAGTAGAAAGGCTCCAGAACATTGCACTGCAGAGGAGTCGGTGGTGTCTGGGAGTACAAAGCTTCAAGACTCTGGCAAAACAGACATAACCTGCAACACGTTAGATGGGGCTCTGTTG ATGAGATTACACAGTGTGGACAAGCCTTCTGAGTTGTGCAGTGTTAACATTAGTGACCAGAAATTGCACTCG GCCAAGCCAGAGGATTTTGAAGAATTCGACAATGTTGCTTACATTAATGCCTCTGAAAATCATTTGAATCtgg AGCCTTTCAGTTGGTTTCCCATCCTAAGGGAGCTTGAGCTGTCGCTGAACGGGATACACAGCCTGGCGGTGAACGCTGGCGACTTTCCTCATCTGGAG ACACTGGACTTGTCCTACAACCACCTGTCCAGTGAAGATATCCTGTCCATTGGGCTGCTTCCTTGCCTCAAAGTCCTTCATCTCACAGGAAATGGACTGCAGACACTACCTGACGACATGGCTTCTCCACACTATGACCCTACCCAGTG GACTTTGGAACAGGGCATGCTTTTCAGTTCCCTGGAGGTCTTGACGCTTGATGACAATAGACTCTGCTCTCCGGGAGTCTTCAACAGCCTTGCCAATCTCAAAAG GCTACGGTATTTAAATCTACAGGGAAACTACATCACAGAGGTGCCTTACTTGCAACAGTTTGGAGATTGTAGAGCTGGACAGAATCTGAAGAGCTGCAGCAAACAACACAGTGAAGATCTGGGACATGGACCAGTCCTTGTTTCAGACTGTGCAATGCTGGCAACCAGCAACAAATCTGTGGAGAGAACTG ATAATAATGGTTTTCCCACGGTGGAGCAGGAACTGAACAAGAACAGCACTAGT GAGGATTACACCCATCGGAGAACCTATTCCCCACTACAGATTTCCAGTGAATTCCACCTGCCCCTTCCAGAGCTGAGAACCTTGAATCTAGCTGACAACAAG ATAGCGGTAGAAGAGGCGCTGTTGGCGGTGGCCTGGTTTCCTTCGCTCACTGAGCTTGTGATTCACTCGAACCCGCTCACCACGCAGAGGAGCG GGGACCCGCCCATGCTGACCCACTTCCTCCACGACAGGCTGGGCGTCGCCATAAGGCGGCGGAAAGCACAGCGCTCCGTGAAGCCGCGCATCGCGATTCCAGTCAACCCCAAGCGAAAG GTGGAGACAAAAATTCGGAAGGTCCAAAAATTGCCTCTGTGCTTGGAGGCCCCTGGTAGACCTTCTCTTCACGGCCAATCCTCCATTTTGGAGAAATATCCGGAAGATCTCCCGGGTAAAACGGTTCCCCCAGAGGGTGAAGATCTGCTTTCTTCAAGCGGCCCTGGTCACACAAGCGGTCAGGGAATTGGAAGTGGAGAGGGAGCAGCTTATGATTGGCCGAACGCTTCGGAGGAGAAAGCCGGCGATTCGCCAGGTGCTGAAAACCTGGAAAGGGATGCTTTCTTTATAACCCAG GTGAATGATTTAGATGAATCTACTTGGCAAGAGGAATCAGAGGAGCAGGAACCTAACATCGAACAACAAAGAAAGGATAATTCGATTCCAGAGAAATTCAGAGGCTACGAAATATTACTGGATGCTAAACCAGATCCTTCCGTGTTTGAGCCTGTTG GAATTCAGCAAACAGTTAGAGCCTTGGAATTGGCACTCAAAAACCTCCTTGTTTACAGAGATTCCAAGGCTAATACTGATCTACCTCAGAAGCCATAcacagagaaggagaaaaga attggCAAGCTACCACCTGCAAAACCAAGGAGACTGAAAGGAGAGAAGGCTGAAGATGCTCTGAGCAAAATTAAGGACagaacaacaataaataaagtccCTTTAg ACAAAGTTCTTAAAGGCAAGGATGTCTACAGGAGAGAATATGAAGAGGCTCGGACATTGCTGAAGGACATGAGAAAAAAGTGCAAGGTGGTTAACTTGAAAGGAGCAGAAGAGTAG